The Zalophus californianus isolate mZalCal1 chromosome 8, mZalCal1.pri.v2, whole genome shotgun sequence genome has a segment encoding these proteins:
- the NOL4L gene encoding nucleolar protein 4-like isoform X5, whose protein sequence is MNDSTWMSADPHLASSLSPSQDERMRSPQNLHSQEDDDSSSESGSGNGSSTLNPSTSSSTQGDPAFPEMNGNGAVAPMDFTATSEDQPINLCDKLPPGTALGTPSYPSDGCSTDGLRSRVKYGVKTTPESPPYSSGSYDSIKTEVSGCPEDLTVGRAPTADDDDDDHDDHEDNDKMNDSEGMDPERLKAFNMFVRLFVDENLDRMVPISKQPKEKIQAIIESCSRQFPEFQERARKRIRTYLKSCRRMKKNGMEMTRPTPPHLTSAMAENILAAACESETRKAAKRMRLEIYQSSQDEPIALDKQHSRDSAAITHSTYSLPASSYSQDPVYVNGGLNYSYRGYGALGSNLQPPASLQTGNHSNGPTDLSMKGGAATASSTPTPTPSGNSTSRTMPAAQLSPTEISAVRQLIAGYRESAAFLLRSADELENLILQQN, encoded by the exons ATGACTCCTCCTCTGAGAGTGGCAGCGGCAATGGCTCCTCCACCCTGAACCCATCCACATCGAGCAGCACGCAGGGCGATCCCGCCTTCCCCGAGATGAATGGCAACGGCGCCGTGGCCCCCATGGACTTCACCGCCACCTCTGAAGATCAGCCCATCAACCTGTGCGACAAGCTCCCACCGGGCACGGCGCTCGGCACGCCCTCCTACCCCTCCGACGGCTGTAGCACCGATGGACTGCGGAGCCGTGTCAAGTACGGGGTGAAGACCACCCCTGAG TCGCCCCCTTACAGCTCCGGGAGCTATGATTCCATCAAGACTGAGGTCAGTGGCTGCCCTGAGGACCTGACGGTGGGCCGGGCCCCCACAGCAGATGACGACGACGATGACCATGATGACCATGAGGACAACGACAAGATGAACGACTCCGAGGGCATGGACCCTGAGCGCCTCAAGGCCTTCAAT ATGTTCGTGCGGCTCTTTGTGGACGAGAACTTGGACCGCATGGTGCCCATCTCCAAGCAGCCCAAGGAGAAGATCCAGGCCATCATCGAGTCCTGCAGCCGGCAGTTTCCCGAGTTCCAGGAGCGGGCCCGCAAGCGCATCCGCACGTACCTCAAGTCCTGCCGGCGCATGAAGAAGAACGGCATGGAGATG ACCAGACCCACGCCTCCCCACCTGACCTCGGCCATGGCCGAAAACATCCTGGCAGCTGCCTGCGAGAGCGAGACGAGAAAAGCAGCCAAAAGGATGCGCCTGGAGATCTACCAGTCCTCCCAG GATGAGCCCATCGCCCTGGACAAGCAGCACTCCCGGGACTCCGCAGCCATCACCCACTCCACCTACTCACTGCCAGCCTCCTCCTACTCCCAGGACCCTGTGTACGTCAACGGTGGCCTCAACTACAGTTACCGCGGTTACGGGGCCTTGGGCAGCAACCTgcagccccctgcctccctccaaaCAGGAAATCACAGTAATG GGCCCACCGACCTCAGCATGAAAGGCGGGGCCGCCACGGCCTCCAGCACGCCCACGCCCACGCCCTCCGGCAACAGCACCAGCAGGACCATGCCCGCCGCCCAGCTCAGCCCCACGGAGATCAGTGCGGTGCGGCAGCTCATCGCCGGCTACCGAGAGTCTGCCGCCTTCCTGCTGCGCTCCGCGGACGAACTGGAAAACCTCATTTTACAGCAGAACTGA